The Moorena producens PAL-8-15-08-1 genomic interval AGCAGGTTCTTTACCCACTATCGGTTTTGTGATTAAGCTCGCCTCTAATCTAGTCAAGAGCCAGATGCTCCCTTCCTTAGTAGCAGTTGGCGGGGTCTCCACATTCTACTTTGCAATTCGGATCGTCTCCGCTGCTCAAACGATTATTGGTGTCAGTATTGCTACAACCAGTTTGCCTGCCATGACAGAGCATGACTTAGCTGGGCATAAATCCCGGTTGGGATCGGCTTTGGGCAAAAACCTGATCAAAACCCTATTAGTAAGCTTACCTGCAGTACTTTTCATTGTGGTATCCCATGGGGAAATCATTCGTTTGCTATACGGACACGGTTCTTTTGAAGCTGCCTCTATTGATCAGACCTCTCAAGTCTTCTTTTGGTTAGGGCTGTCGTTGGCATTTATTTCTCTAATCCCCGTGCTTGAAGCTGGTTTGTATGCTCAGAGAGCTTATGGTTTGGTTGTCTGGAGTATGGTGACCATGGCATTTGTAGGGGTTGCTCTGAGTTGGTTATTTTGGCAAGTTTGGGGATTAATTGGTATTGCTATGAGTTGGCCTGTTATGGCTATTATCTATGTGATCCTCATCATCTATCTACTCCATCGAAAGGGTGTTTATGTACTCACAAACCATCCTAGTTAATCAGGGGTAATAAACTCTATGAATAGTTCAAGGGTTAAACAGCACTCTTACTTGATTATTGGAGGCACGACAAAAGCGGCAACAACATCACTGTTTTATTATCTAGCTGATCATCCTCAAGTTTGTACCTCCAACCTCAAAGAAATTCGCTTCTTTTTGGATAAAGATTATCCAGAAGCTTCCAACTATAGCTATGAAGATGGGTTAGAAAAATATGATGATATTTTTCGTTCTGCTCAGTGCTACCATTGCGAAAAAATTCGGATGGAGGCAACACCAGACTATCTTTACTCATCAGGGACACCTCATAAAATAAAACTATCTCTACCAAATGTGAAACTTATATTTATCCTACGGGAACCTGTGTCTCGCTTAATTTCTTGGTATAAGTTTGCTAAACAGAAAGAGTATCTTCCTCAAGATATCAGCTTTGATAACTATGTTGACAAGCAATTAATTAATGATAATTTTGATCACGAAAATACCTATACCTATATGCGTTCCCTTGAGCAAGGGCGTTATTCTGTCTACTTAAAGCCTTACTTTGAGTTATTCGGATCCGATAGAATTTATGTTAATTTTTATGAAGAACTATCCCGTAATCCCAAATCTGTGCTTGAAAAAATCTGTGGATTTGCAGAAATTGATCCAACCTTCTATGGGGATTATCTATTTAAAGTGTATAATCCCAGCAAGGCAGTAAAAAATTGGTGGTTTCACCGGAATTATGAGCAGTTTTTAAAGTCGATGCGTCAATATACCCAAGACAAACCCATTCACAAAGTTTTGAGGAAAATTCGACGAGCTCTGGATCCGATATATTTACGCCTTAATGTGCAGCCTCAGGAAAAGGTGTCAATTTCACCAGCTATCAAAAATGCTCTTACTAAGTATTATAAACAGGAAGTTACAGCATTGGAAGAACTACTTGGTCGCTCAGTTCCATGGGAGTCATGGAATTAATTTATAAAAAAACAATAACAAAGAACACTAAGGAAACAACGGAACAGGATATGATCAAACTCATGAGAGAAGAACACTCATTGAGGAGAATATCGATTATGAAATATGTTTGTACCACTTGCGGCTATGTCTATGACCCAGAGGTAGGGGATCCAGATAGCGGCATTGCGCCGGGAACACCCTTTGAAGATATTCCAGATGACTGGGTATGTCCGGTTTGTGGAGTCGGCAAAGAAGATTTTGAACCGGAAGATTGACAATCGTTCATTGTCGTAATCGGTGACACTGCCACCGTTTTTTTGATCAAAAATCATGGGAGGCCAGAAAAACTGGTCTCTTAGCAAACTGGGAGTGTAAAGTCTGTGAGGAAATGCGTTCGCGTAGCGTGGCTTACGGCCAATCGAATTCTTGGGAATTAGCAATCTGACACTCCATAGCGCTGCTGAATTTCCAGCAATTTTACCCTGGCCTCCCCAGCATTATCGGCCAACTCAGCAAACTCCAAAAATCGCTTCAATTCCTTTTTCAACAAACTCCGTTCCACTTCCCAAGTTTCTCGTCCCAAATCTGGGGGCAAAACAATCATGTCAAATAACGTTGCCCGTTCCTTACCTGGGTGCGGTCGCAACACTCGCCCCCGCCGCTGAATAAATTGCCGGGGATTGCTACTACTTGCCAGAATTACCGCCGTTTCAATAGATGGAATATCCACCCCTTCATCTAAACATCGAATTGCGACTAACCCCTGCAACTCCCCCCGCTCAAATTGATGACGTAATTCCTCCCGTTCTGCCAACGGTGTCTGAGCAGTGTACGTGTTGACCCGATACCCCAGTTGAGAACCTAGTAACTGGGTTACTGCTGCTAACTGACGGTTGCTTTCATTACTCACTTGCCCATCTACCGAACCATCCCCACAATAAAACAAGGTATGGTAGGTGTTCAGACGCTTAACCATTAACCGCTGCAAGGCCCTTAACTTGTTTGCAGCCGCCCCAACTAAGCGAGCTCGTTGCATCAATAACGATGTTAACGTAGTGTCATTTTCTATATCGTCTGCTTCCCCTAATGCCCAACCAATCCGTTGAGTTAACTTAGCATAGGCAATATTTTCCGCCTCTGTTAATTCCACGAACACCGGATAGTAGAGGTAACGCACTAGCGCTCCTTGGCGAATCGCATCGGCTAAGGTCAGTTCTGGTTGTAATACTGAACCAAAATAGTCAAACAACGCTTCTGTGCCAGCTTCATCAAAATACCGTTCCGGTGTAGCTGACAGAGCAAGGCGCAGTCCAATGTTACGGGGTAAACTCTTTTCGATGCGGGTAGTCCCCAAATTATGGGCTTCATCTCCCACTATCAGGGTTTTATCAGGAAAATACTTCAGCTGAGACTGGAAACCATCCTTAATCAGGGTAGAATTGGTAGTTATTAAGGTAATAAAGGATTGTTTCCCAACCTGGAGGTTGTATAGCTGGGCAGACAGTTTACTTTGCCAGCTGTAGACACTCTCGAAGGCTAAGATCGGTTCTAGATTAAAGTGTTCGCATTCTCTTGCCCACTGGGTGACCAAGTGGCGGTAAGGGCAAACCACCAGCAACACCTGTAAGCCGATTTTTTGATACAGTTCCGTTGCGATCGCTAAAGCAGTAATCGTTTTACCACTACCCGTTGCCATTTTCAGGGTTCCTCGTCCCCGATGGGCAAACCAATTGGCCACCGCTTGCCGCTGATACTGCCGCAACTGAATATCCGCTGGTATCCTAGGACATCCCTTTGGCGAGTCAGTGTCAAAGGGTAGCGGTAATTGGTAAGCTCCTCCCGATTCAGCTACTTTGATATTACGGGAGGGCTGATAGTATCCTCCTGCTAAACTTCCCCAGTTTCCTGATAGCACGAATGGGAATTTATTGTTCCTCATTGGTCATTGGTCATTTGGTATTTTATAATTGGTATTTAGTATTTTTTATTGGCTATTTTTTATTTAGTATTTGCTGTTTTTTATTGGCTATTTACTACTTGCTATTTTCTAGTTTACTGGATGCAAGCAAGTCTTTTTCATTTTCTTTTTTACCGTTTTCCTTGGTCAGCAAACACCTCAATTTCCCCTGCCCTAGAGGGTTGGCATTGCACATTACCAATTGGTTGAGAACCTAACCCGGATAGCCCATCCACCTGCTTAATGCGACAAGACTTGGTGAAGGAATAAGAGTCAGGTTTGGTGTCAGGATTTGAACGGGGGCCGTTCCAATTGGCCTGCAAGTCTAAGTTATAGTCAGACCCAGACTGCCTGGATGAAAATTTATAGGTCACTTTCCATAGAGGATCTTCAGCAACCGGTGAGTTTTGCTTAGCTTGATATTCAATCCCCTTCAGCAATTTTTTGTGATTTACTTTAAGCAGGGATTTCTCAACCTCTGACCAAGATTTTTCATTCAACTCTTCTTTCAATTGAACTTCCATCCCCTCTAAGATCGATACACCTCTAGATAGGACAGTGACTTGGGCAGAGGGCAATTTCCACACAAAGGAACTATGGATAAAATCATCACTCAGTAAGCTAGGATATTGCACTAGCCAATTTTGAATCACGAAATAAAACTGTATCCAGCAGCTAATCAGGAGTTGGCTACCGAATAATATAACTAGATATTGACGTTCTGCTGGGGACGGTTTTTTTACCTTAAATTCTACTGCTAAAATATAGGGTAAAGCCGCAATTATTGCTGATATCAATGGCCAACTAATGAACGTCAAGGATGATAATTCCCCTGAGTCGATGCCTAATAAATAGGTACTGATACCATCAATTCTGAGCTGGTATTCTCCAACGTTCCAACTGATTCCGAATAGATAAATACTAGTTAATGCGCCAGTAATCCAGGCACCTAGGGGCAAGCTCTTCTTGGCAATTCTTAGCTTAGCCGCCGCTGCTGTTACCCAGTAGACAAATAAAATAAAGAAAATACCACCACAGCTTGCTATCAGCCGTTGTACAAATCCAGTGGCTAACCCTGCCATTACATAGGAAAACACAGTTAGCCACATTATAGCCTGCCAGGAAAATGCCTTGGGAGGTTTCAGTACCTTTACCACCCAGTCTACCACTGCTAAGCCAATGACAAATTCGAAGAAGGATGTGAAAAATTTCACGACGCTAGTTATCCACTAATGGGGTTGACATAAAGGAAACGCAGAAACAAAAGCAGTAAGATAGCGCTATAGCTACAGGAATTAGCAATGAGGACGACCATAGCTCGATTTTCCCCACCCGATCCTCTCTGACCAGAGCGCCTAAAGGATAATGATTTTTCCTCATCAGAAGCCGATTTGGAAGCAGTTGCCTGATCTTCAGCTAGTTCTAAAAAGATTTTGAGTAACCTCAGCCCTGCCAGCTTAATAATAAAGGAAATAAAGAAAATTGCGATCACACTGATAGCGATAAGAGCATAAAAATTGTCTGGCTTATCCTCTGAAAAGTGATCGAAAAAGATATAACTAATCATCTGGCCTTGAAATGCCGCAGGGAGTTGGTCGTGAAGGGCAAAAAAACACCACCAACCTACAATGGTGGAAAGTAGATTAATCGATGCTGCTTGCTGCATGCTGGTTTTGCGGTTGAGTTTTAGCCCTCGTTGTAAGACTACCCCTTCCACCGCAATTACCACCAGCAGGAAGAGAATTTGAAACACGACCGTCTGTAGGGGCCATACAGGTGCCATAATTTTAGGTTTGCTGCTCCATAAAACTTATACAAAACTCGCGCTTAGCTCGTTAAAGCTGTTTACTTCCTGCTTCTTCCGGAACTGTCGGCAGCACTCCGTCCACAGGCAGACACCGTAGAGCCTACGGCGTTTCTCAAATTAATTGCTGCGTTTAAATCTCTGTCGAGACTTAACCCGCACTCAGGACAGTTATAAGTCCTGATTTTCAGTGGCATCTTTTGACGATGCCCACAGCTTGAACACAGTTGAGATGATGGGTAAAATCTGTCAACCATGACTAACTGTGAGCCATACCATTGACATTTGTATTCAAGCTGTCTCTTGAACTCGTAAAACCCTTGGTCAGCCATAGAGGCAGCTAGCCTATGATTAGCCATCATTCCAGATACATTTAAGTCTTCAATCACTACCGTGCCGTGGTTCTTAGCTAAATAAGTAGTGAGTTGGTTTAATGTATTTTTGCGGATATTAGCTACTTTTTGATGTTTCTTACCTAGTCGATTGACTGCCTTGTACCAATTGTTTGAACCTTTAATTTTTCTCGATAGGTCACGCTGGCATCTGACTAGTTGCTTCTGGGCTTGACCATAGGGCTTAGAACCTGGGAACACAATGCCAGTACTGAGTACAGCTAATTCCTTGATTCCTAAATCTACCCCTACCACATCTTTTAATTTGGGGGTCGCTAATGGTTCGTGTTCATAATGACAACTCACATACCAACCGTCAGCTTGCCTAGAAATAGTTATTTTCTTGGTCGTTATCTCTGGTAATGGCTCATAAGTTCTCACCCAACCTAACTTGGGTAACTTATGTCTTATGCCTGATAAATTAATCGACTTACCAGAGTTGTCAATCGTAAAACTGTCATTTCTCCCTTTCTTTTTGAATTTTGGATATCCTCCTAGCCCCTTGAAGAAACGTTTATAGGCAACGCCTAGGGCAATAAAAGCATATTGATAGACTTTAGAGGATAGTTCATTCATCCAAGGGTACTGGGGTTTGACATGGTTGGTAAAAAGCTTCCTCAGCTTACTTGCTGATGGTTTTAGACCTTCTGAGTAAGCTTGCTGCCATAAAGCCAGTCCCCAGTTATAAACCCACCGAGAATAGCCAGCGTGTTTAGCCATCAAAGTTTTTTGCTGATTATTCAGTTTTAGTTTGGTCTTGATAGCTTTGTGCATGTTTAATCACCCTTAGTGATGTTTTTCGTGTTTTTGTTGCCACTCCAACGTAAGAATTTGCATTAAAAACCCTTTGAGCCACATTTTACCTGCACGATTCGGTGAAACTTGGTTTTGTTGACACCTTATGTTGACACCTTATGTTGACACCTTGTGTTGACACCTTATGTTGACACTTTACAGTTGATTATTGTGTGTCAACCGTCAACAGAAATGGAGCAACTAAACGGGAGCAGGTCTGATGTTCATTAAATTAGACTACCAGTAATTTTCGGATACTGGTAGTGAATTTGAATGAGGGGTCTTACCCCTAAGCCTTTGTCTTGATGCAGTCGCTGGGGGAACGGCAGTCGCTCATGGTTAGAAGTTACCGTAAGACAGGCTCGCCTTAATCAATAAGTTTTACCCCTTTTCTGCATAGCCTATCAACCATAAAGGCGAGCCTGTCTAAGGTTTCGTCTCCGGGGGGGGACCACGGCAGTCGCTCATGGGGGGAACCCCCAAGACCGCGCTGCCTCCCCAAGACCGCGCTGCCTCCCCAAGACCGCGCTGCATCGCTTCTGGCGGGTTTCCTGTTAAACTCCTTAACCACAGGCTATACATTGAAGCACGACAAGGAACATCTGTAAAGATGCGATTGGCCGTAGGCCACGCTACGCGATGCTCCTAGGTCGCCGCTACGCGAACCCATTTTGTTACATATTTTCTCTCTTAGATACCTGTTTGACCTGCGGTCACGCTTCACGAAGACAATTTAGGGTTTAGGCTCTAGGGTTTAGGCTCTAGGGTTCAGGGTTCTGTTGTAACTTGGCGACCCTCTCGGTTAGCACGAAAGTTGTCAAGTACCCCTGTTGTCCCTCATACCTAATACTATTAGCCTAATACCTAGAATTTATCGATTATTGCTGTATGGCTTTGCCGTCAGTGTCTGGTAGTTGACTCTTGGGGCAATGCTATGGTTGATGGGTGTACCCCACACCTGACAGAAAAGCCAAAACTAGATCTTTACTATATCTTTGCTGATCAACTCCCATCATCATGGCGCAAACCTATGACACGACATCACTATGAACCTGAACTCAAACTGCATTCTGAAAAAGGATTAGACTACACTAAACTGCGAGATGTACTAGCAGCAGGCAAGTGGAAAGAAGCCGACCTAGAGACAGCCAGGGTACTATTGGAAGCAGCAGGTCGAGAAGCTGAAAAATGGCTAGATGTAGAGTCCCTCAAAACATTTCCCTGTGCTGACCTGCTGACCATTGACCAGCTTTGGGTAAGATACAGCCAAGGACACTTTGGGCTTAGTGTTCAGCAGTCCATTTATCAAGAGGCCGGAGGAGACTGCGTTAGGCTAGGTGAACGCATCGGTTGGAGAGTCAGGGGAGAGTGGATAGCCTATAGTAAAATCAAATGGAATCTAGATGCCCAGATGGGACACCTACCCGTCTGTATGGCATTCATCTGGAGTAATCATCGGTCTGTATCCGGTATCGTGTGGTTATCTCGGGTAGGGTGTGAGGCGTGGTATACTTCATTGATGCAAAGACTTTTAGAGTGTAGCATATAAGCGTTACAGCCCAAGGAAATAATTCTTTAAACAAAAATTTTAAACAAAAATATTTGCTACAAATTCTATAAACATTTTAGGGATTTCAAGGTTAGTTTGATAACTCAAAACTACCAGGTCTATTGTTTGGATCACGCTTTGTACAAACTAGTAATAATTTGTTAGTCTATGGGTTAATCCCCACGCCCTACTGCTGGTGTTGGAAGTCGATAAATCGTTTCCGTTTACCATAAACAAACATAATTATGTACAGCTATGAGATAGGCTGTATCTGGATAGACAACAATGCAGTATTGAAACTCTGCCCTCTTCCATAGGCGCAGATTCTTCGGAGGAGTTAACTAACAAATGTTAGCCATTGCTCGAAACAACCACATCAACCTAACCTTCCGTAACACCAAAAGGCTTGCAGTCCATCAG includes:
- a CDS encoding sulfotransferase domain-containing protein, whose protein sequence is MNSSRVKQHSYLIIGGTTKAATTSLFYYLADHPQVCTSNLKEIRFFLDKDYPEASNYSYEDGLEKYDDIFRSAQCYHCEKIRMEATPDYLYSSGTPHKIKLSLPNVKLIFILREPVSRLISWYKFAKQKEYLPQDISFDNYVDKQLINDNFDHENTYTYMRSLEQGRYSVYLKPYFELFGSDRIYVNFYEELSRNPKSVLEKICGFAEIDPTFYGDYLFKVYNPSKAVKNWWFHRNYEQFLKSMRQYTQDKPIHKVLRKIRRALDPIYLRLNVQPQEKVSISPAIKNALTKYYKQEVTALEELLGRSVPWESWN
- the rd gene encoding rubredoxin, with product MMKYVCTTCGYVYDPEVGDPDSGIAPGTPFEDIPDDWVCPVCGVGKEDFEPED
- a CDS encoding DNA phosphorothioation system restriction enzyme: MRNNKFPFVLSGNWGSLAGGYYQPSRNIKVAESGGAYQLPLPFDTDSPKGCPRIPADIQLRQYQRQAVANWFAHRGRGTLKMATGSGKTITALAIATELYQKIGLQVLLVVCPYRHLVTQWARECEHFNLEPILAFESVYSWQSKLSAQLYNLQVGKQSFITLITTNSTLIKDGFQSQLKYFPDKTLIVGDEAHNLGTTRIEKSLPRNIGLRLALSATPERYFDEAGTEALFDYFGSVLQPELTLADAIRQGALVRYLYYPVFVELTEAENIAYAKLTQRIGWALGEADDIENDTTLTSLLMQRARLVGAAANKLRALQRLMVKRLNTYHTLFYCGDGSVDGQVSNESNRQLAAVTQLLGSQLGYRVNTYTAQTPLAEREELRHQFERGELQGLVAIRCLDEGVDIPSIETAVILASSSNPRQFIQRRGRVLRPHPGKERATLFDMIVLPPDLGRETWEVERSLLKKELKRFLEFAELADNAGEARVKLLEIQQRYGVSDC
- a CDS encoding DUF5357 family protein → MKFFTSFFEFVIGLAVVDWVVKVLKPPKAFSWQAIMWLTVFSYVMAGLATGFVQRLIASCGGIFFILFVYWVTAAAAKLRIAKKSLPLGAWITGALTSIYLFGISWNVGEYQLRIDGISTYLLGIDSGELSSLTFISWPLISAIIAALPYILAVEFKVKKPSPAERQYLVILFGSQLLISCWIQFYFVIQNWLVQYPSLLSDDFIHSSFVWKLPSAQVTVLSRGVSILEGMEVQLKEELNEKSWSEVEKSLLKVNHKKLLKGIEYQAKQNSPVAEDPLWKVTYKFSSRQSGSDYNLDLQANWNGPRSNPDTKPDSYSFTKSCRIKQVDGLSGLGSQPIGNVQCQPSRAGEIEVFADQGKR
- the fraC gene encoding filament integrity protein FraC, with protein sequence MAPVWPLQTVVFQILFLLVVIAVEGVVLQRGLKLNRKTSMQQAASINLLSTIVGWWCFFALHDQLPAAFQGQMISYIFFDHFSEDKPDNFYALIAISVIAIFFISFIIKLAGLRLLKIFLELAEDQATASKSASDEEKSLSFRRSGQRGSGGENRAMVVLIANSCSYSAILLLLFLRFLYVNPISG
- a CDS encoding RNA-guided endonuclease InsQ/TnpB family protein, with the protein product MHKAIKTKLKLNNQQKTLMAKHAGYSRWVYNWGLALWQQAYSEGLKPSASKLRKLFTNHVKPQYPWMNELSSKVYQYAFIALGVAYKRFFKGLGGYPKFKKKGRNDSFTIDNSGKSINLSGIRHKLPKLGWVRTYEPLPEITTKKITISRQADGWYVSCHYEHEPLATPKLKDVVGVDLGIKELAVLSTGIVFPGSKPYGQAQKQLVRCQRDLSRKIKGSNNWYKAVNRLGKKHQKVANIRKNTLNQLTTYLAKNHGTVVIEDLNVSGMMANHRLAASMADQGFYEFKRQLEYKCQWYGSQLVMVDRFYPSSQLCSSCGHRQKMPLKIRTYNCPECGLSLDRDLNAAINLRNAVGSTVSACGRSAADSSGRSRK
- a CDS encoding GUN4 domain-containing protein, with amino-acid sequence MTRHHYEPELKLHSEKGLDYTKLRDVLAAGKWKEADLETARVLLEAAGREAEKWLDVESLKTFPCADLLTIDQLWVRYSQGHFGLSVQQSIYQEAGGDCVRLGERIGWRVRGEWIAYSKIKWNLDAQMGHLPVCMAFIWSNHRSVSGIVWLSRVGCEAWYTSLMQRLLECSI